The DNA region GCGAAATCAACGTATTTTTCCAGTTGTTATAACTTTGGGCTGGAACGATGTGTTATCCAGATATGAGTGTATTGTACCTAATTCCCCTGTTTCATTTTACTATTAAATGTAGCGAATGACGAATACATTTCTCTATAATCAGAGAATGTTGTATTTTTGGTACAAAAATCAGTAATGAAAATGGCGCgttagaaagaataaagaaatttaAGCACAATCCTGCATGCAAGACGGTAAATCGGTTATTATAAAAGGAAGCGTCCATTGTCAAGTAAGTTTTAGGTATTTGCAAATATTAGGACAGTTGCATTCTTTTTATGTTCTTAAAATGttcttgataaagataatgcagAAGCTTATTACCAGGCTTAATCTGAATATCGGCGAATAAATGGGATTGGTGGCGAAGCCTGTGAGTGGAGCGTTGGGCACTAAGTTACCTCTCAGTGTGTAATTAAAGGGAAGTTGAAAGTACTTAAAACTACTGCTTGAATGACGGTGTCTTTGCCATAGCGAATTTTAATGAAAGATGAATTTAGACGAAATATGCAACTAAGcagtatcattttttaaaaatactttacgagtatgaatatatgaactATCTATCTTTGAACACAGCCTTGTTGATGATAAACCAAGTTTATTATCTTCTGCTATCACAATATATCTTCTATGATATAGTGAATACCGGTTTAATAGGCGTTTATTATCGAGAAATTATCACGAGGTTTCGCTAACACTGGGTACTAAAGTCATTTACCCAGAAAAAAGGTTACAATCACCATACTTTATAACTCTGAGGACGGTCACCTACAAATTCCATCATTACCAAAATGCAGAGGTTTTAATTGCTGTGTGTCATTTAAATTCGTTCCTTCTGACTGGTTGCAGAGAAGAAACTGATTCAGTAAAGCATCTAATGCACACTATTTCGGACTCAAACAAACGGTTGCGCGGGAAGAGGCCGTTTACATTTTCTTGACTTGTGGCATTGTTGACAACCTACCATAAGACCAAACAGGAGGAGAATGTGTACATGAATAATGCCCTGAgggtcacactcacactcacacacacacacacacacacacacacacacacacacacacacacacacacacacacacacacacacacacacacacacacgcgtgatcATGATATTGCAAAATCATCGTACTGGGTGGTTCCTGGTATTTTGATACTAAACTATATTTCGTTTCAGTTGCGAAACAACGAATCTTATAGAAATGCTTTAATAGTTCTATTTTACATTCACCAAGCCCTTCACTGCAGTCGTTCAGTGTTCTCTGTCAAGCTGTGCCTGACATGTTCAGACGATGCCAGAGACGGAGGCGTGAGTGCAGACTGCCCGAGCGGCGCTGGCGAACTCGGCGCCCGTGTACCCGTGTTCGCACAGGTTCATCACCGGCTGAAGGACGCGCAGCGCATAAGGATTCTGGAAAGGAAACAACGAGGTATCATGCCCGTGTTATTTCTCCGTATCTGAATAAGGGGAAATAGCACAGAGATCCCAGacacacctccacccccacccacctcccccaggTTGAAGCAATGCCGGTGGAAAGCCTCGACGGATTCCTCGTAACACAGCCAGCGAGTGACGGTGTGATGTCGATCGCTCATCATTCGGGTCGCCGCGTCCTCGCTTCCCGTCACACTCAGCGCCACCCGGTGCATGGTCTCAGTCACCCACGTGCGGTTCTGCGAAAttgtaagattattatcattttttttcaaacgCTGAAAAGGATATTTGAGTTCAGATCTAAAAgcgagatacacacacgcacacacacacacaaaaaaaaaaaaaaaaaaaaaaaaaacagggtggAAGTCTAAACATACTATAGGAAACCTGAGCATCTGAGAAtcataaataaagatttaaaaaaatggttTATGCTCATAAGAATTGGGGGCATACGACTAATAAAGGCATACGAAAAGTGTAATCCACGACCTGATGGAGCTGGACCATTTGTTGGGCCCAATAACTGGCTTCCGTCTCGTTCTGGGCGGCGTCCATGCGCCCCTGGATGATGGCGACAGATACGTTGGTGCTGTCGATCGACGTTTTCTGGGTTCAAACAGAATTACGAGAGGATTCCTTACTTTATGAACACATGTTAATATACATAACCCACAAATATTCACATTTAGctttaaaaaatacagaaagtttGAATGTACTTCTTACATAACACCAGTTACTAACGCCGAATGTTCTGTTTTCAATATCAGATATAATAAACGCATTTTGCACCCACCAAACAAGGATCATTGAAGGTCGGGAAAGGACCGAAGTCGCTCAGCTCCGCCTCTTTGCTGCCGAGGAAGTTGGACGCCATTTCCTGGGCCATCGTCTTGTCCCCCCACTGCATCACGTGGGAGACGTTGACTTCTTTCTTCACCAGATGGAACTGCTTCTCCAGACTCTCCTTCGTGATATCCTCCTGCGGCGACGGAAGGGTTTGGTTTTTGGTTTAGGTCGAAGTCGTATGACTAGTTGAGGATACTTCCCTTGATCCTTTtaaaagatatgtatttatttaactatttatatgTTAATTTCAGATTGCGCGAATTGTACAGGAATGACTATATCCGGCCTGCGTGGAAAATATACAGTCAGCATTTatggtatttataaacacatcttTCATTAGGTCATTACGGCACCACATCTGCACTGTCACTGTAGCAGCTTTTGTCCATGACATACATCGAAGTGCTTCATTGCCCTCCCTATTGACCCGATCTGGCAGCAAGagacctttttcttttccctaaaACCAAACCTCTGCTTCAGCGAACTACGATTCGAGTGTTTCAGAAATGAAGGAAATAGCTGAGCGTTTGAGACGATCAAAACAAGAAGACCTTCCGGACTTCTTTATCAGAGGAAGAGCAGATTCCAGGTCGGATGCAGAAGGGTGATGGATATATCATAgcggaaattaaattaaataatctAATATTAATCTCATAATCTACTAACCACACcctgcatataaataatatatagacaaacagcgaCTCAGTTTAATGGGGTCTGCTGATATCCCTCACCCTGTCCGTGTCCTCCATCCACTTGATGCTGAACACGTCTCCGAGGAAGGTGTGGAGGTGCTCGTCCATGTAGCAGGCGTAGGACGGTTGCGTTGCGTTGGCAGCCGACAGAGCATACACTtggtcgaaggaggaggagagtagggtaAGAAAGATGTGGTGCTATGGGTATTTCCACTTTTTTTAGATGCTAAAATTAGTTTGGCAAATATACGTCGGTGAGACGTGTACCCGGGGAAATGTTATGAATATTCGTTACAGCTTTTACATAGATAACACCAGTTTAAAGCTATTCTGTTTGAAACGAAAATATTTAACTTTAGTACGGAAATCATATAGCAACTTGAAAGCGAAAAACATGGACgaaggtgaattttttttttttttattaggtaaGGAATTTTCTAATAGATTGCAGAGAGAGTGACATTTATGAGAAAACTAAAGACATGCGTTTGCGTTCTTACCGTCAATGTCATCAGGAAGAAGATTTTGGAACATCGAACCAGACTCACATGACTCGAGATAAATCACCATCTTGAAAAGATCATTAAGATTCCTTAAAAGTGTATCGGAAGAAGTGAAAAATTAACTGCATTTGTGTTTTCATTTACAGAGAAACAGGAAATTCAGAAGCTCGATTATTTTtgcataaaagtaaaacaaaagatgtttgaaaaaaatagtaacgcAGGATCTATAAGACAATTCCGTTAACATAAATATCAACGAATATTAAGCGATCGCGACGGCCCTCTACCGACCTCCTTGTACTGCTTGTTGCGATGCATGGCCAGGATGGCGTCGGAGAAGTTTCGAGCGTGGAGGAAGCTGCGCGGGAACCCGAAGATGCCGGGCGCCCCGTGGTCTACCAGGTTGACGAACACGCGGTCGTTGGGGCCGCTCTTGAGGACCTTCCCGGACCCGACGCCCTGGAGTCCTGCAGCGTCGCCGCTAAGGACCTTCAGGAAGTTTTCAGGAGTGACATCCATGCCGGTGTAGTCCTTGGGGACGCCCTCGTACACGTTGGGTCCGTCGGGCCGGTTGATGACCACGCCGGGCTTCGGGTTCCTGAGAGTTTGTGTGAGACGTCCGAGCTATTATTACGAATCTTCCACTCTTTCTAAGGCAAGAAAGGTAACAGCCTCAACATTATTAAATCTAGTGAATGACTGCAACTTACGCCCTGCTGTTGGCGATGTCGTCCTCCATCATGACGATGATGTGGTCGTCCGGGACGCCGTGCTGGTGGAGGATCTGATAGGCGTGACACACGTCCGCCTGAGGGCAAGGGTCACTTCGTTACTCGTCAGTAATTAAGTCTTTCCAATGAGGTATGGGAATGAGCATAGCTTAACAACCAGTAATTCATATACCAATCAGTTGATTTTCCTACCTAAAACCCTACTTCgctagatggagggatagatatatTCTCATCTGCAGGTCAACTAATAAGCTTCGGAGACCTACTTGGTGGCGGTAATTCATCCACGTTGCGGAGCCGGCCACCAGCACCGCCCACAGCTCCCCTTGACCATCGGTATTTAGCACGTGGGACCCGCAGAGGGCCACCGCACTCGCCACTGCCAGGACTGCCACCCACCTCATCTGTGTGGTTCACTGCAACGGTAAAGTTTCTTGAGGGTGATCTTCAGATCCCGGCAAAAGTCAGAATTTCCGATTGTTTTCCTGTGAATAAACGGCAATAGATTTCATCGTTCGTTTTTAAAGCGTTTTTACAAACAAATGAGGTTGTACAAACGCGGCAAAACAGTTGGCGTAAATTATTTGATCGGAACTTGAACTGAAATCAGTATCTTTCTCTAAACCCATAATAAATGTTAAAAGTAAGTCAAACAAATAGTTATGACGAGGCCAGAGTGGAGTGTGTCACAGATGGAACCAAAAGGTAAACAAATCATGGCACGTTTGATGTCCTGGGATCTAATGAGGTCGGCGACCAGCAGCGGTGCTATAAATCGCATCCAGAGGGCTCATTTCCTACGGGCATTATGAAGGACTTTCGCCACTCTCACATCAGTCCATAAAGACTAATATGTGCGATTCGGCCTCAGAGCAGGCGCAGATTTAGAGACATGAGGATAGAACGAGGAGGGACAGCTGCCAAGCGGCCTTCCCTCGACACGGCACAAATGGGCGTAGGTGCTGGGGGTATAGGCAGGGGTGTGGATGAGTGATGGCgggaggggggtgaggttgggggaAGCGGGGGAAGGGactttttagtttttcttcttagAGTGACTCACTGGGATTTAAAGGAATCAGAAGTGTGggagtcatcatcatcctcgtcattgttatcatcattcttattattatcatcattcttatcattatcaacattactattatcattctcattttcattatcattatcgttttggttatcattattaatactattatcatcattattatcattatttttgatatcctcatatctactgttgttattatcattattatcattatcattattagtagtaacagtagtagtatcattatgattattattatcattactattattattattattattattattattatcatcattatcattattactatgataataataatatcaataataataataacaataataataataacaataataataattgttattattatcattatcataatttttattatcattattgtcatgataacgacgaagattatgaatattattactattgttattattattatcattattattagtagtagtacgattactactagtatcatcatcattactattattattattataattatggtgataattactatccttatcgtcattattattgttattatcatccccattatcattgttatcatcaccaatgttattatcatcattattattattgttatcattatcatcattactattattgttatcattatcatcattattatcattgctactagtaCAGTGCCATCCATGATGAGCCATCAACATACAAGCAAATAGACAATGAATTATTTGCTggtttaaaattatattaatagctCCATTGTCACTGAATCAATTATAGCAACATTATCATAAATGCCAATAATTGACATTCTGCATTGTCGTCTTTTGCAGTATTCCATGacataaaaaagaaactaaaatatCTGTGACACTAGCTAACCTGTAAATTCCTCACGAAATCTTGATCACAACTAATGGACGAGAACGGGTAGGGGCGCTATAAAGATATCAGATTCCCATACATAACCGGAATTATCTCTCGTGTCTATTTCGTTCCGGCTGGTTTCCCAGGCGACAGTTCACACGCACCGCAGCGTCGCGTCCCACAGATAGGGAACACTTGGCACTTtttggtatgcatatatgtactgtatatatgtgcatatatatatgtatatatatatgtgtatatatatatgtatacacatatataatatatatacacatacacatatatgtacacacgcacgcacacacaaacacgcatacatatgtataagtatatatatgtagatatacacattagatacatacatattatatatatacatatacatacacatacacacacacacacaaatatatttatatatataaatatatatatatatatatatatatatatatatatatatatatgcatatatatatgtatatatatatatttatatatatttagatagatagatatatacatatatctttatacatataagtatatatatacttatagataattacaacatatacaaattacatacacacacacatatatatacatatacatatgtgcatatatatgtacttatatatataaatatatatatgtatgtatgcaaatatgtatgtttgtatatatatatatatgcatttatatataaatatatttgcatatatatatgtatttataaatacacatatatgtattaatatatacatataaataatacatacatatatatttatatatttgtacatatatatgtatgtatatatatatatatatatatatatatatatatatatatatatatacgtacacacacacacacacacacttatatgtatatatatatatatatatatatatatatatatatatatatatatatatatacatatacgcatacatgtacatatttgtatttatatgtttatacatatttgagtatatatacacatatgcgtgtgtgtgtggaggggggtgtatgcacgcacaccagaatgtttaatatatatatatatatatatatatatttacacagacagacagacagacagacagacagacagacagacagacaaaggaatgAGTAACTCCTTATAGTACCCGTGTGAACAGAAAATACCTAAATCAATTATACTACTGCATGATAAAACTCTCAATCcgaatatacatatttcttcatCGATAATACCACGTGACAATTCAGTAAAATTGTAggcagagaaataatgataaacctGTTATTTAACCATAAATTGTCAGTAAACACTCCCCCAAGCAGAAGAAAATTGTACTTTTTAATCTTAGTTATAAATAAACCTACAATTTAAGAAAGCAACtgtaaacacatatttattattatatgatgtACTCTACATGACTCTAGAGACTTCATCAAACATATGATAAACAAGGTATTAATAAATATCTTAAGACCaatgtaaatacaaaatatatgttgGTTTCGAACAGTGAAGTAAGTATGTAAGTCAgcagtaaatacaaatatattcattttttaaattcactAACCATTAAAAACTTATATGATTGAATTATTTTGGATAATATAAGAATACTAAATAATTAATTGCAAAGAACTTATTTGAAATAGTATTATAGATTAAAAtctgaagagaaaatgaaaaagcaacaacacaacaacGACAGGAACGAAAATAAAgacttaatttatttttgttttttcgtgaACTAATTAAATGACTAATTAATGCAGATATGTACAGCTTGATTTTACGGATGATGCTTATATCTTGGCTTTATTGCAATCAtcgtaaaaaaacataatattggCTAATGAGTGGCCCAACATTTATCCCACCGCTGCTAACACTGTGGCTCATGGTTACTAGgttattaaatatatttgaaatccttttttatttattactaaaaGCAAATATGGAAGAGAGGTATGAATAGATTGTAATAGCTGCAAAACTGTATTGTTATAGATGTTATGTGCCTTCATTTGCTTTTCAGTGCAGTGAATATGTTGTGAATGttaagatgtatgtgtgtgtgtatgtgtgtgtgtgtgtgtgtgtgtgcacatcttaATATTCCTAACATATTCAATGAATGAATAGCAAATGAAGGCATATAACGTCTATaacaatacagtatatatatatatatatatatatatatatatatatatatatgtacacacacacacacacacacacactcacacacacacacatacacacacacacacatatatatatatatatatatatatatgtatatatatatttatatatataaatatatatgtatatatatatatatatatatatatatatatatatatatatataaacacacacacatatataaataaataaacacacacacacacatatatatatctatatatatgtatatatatctatatatcgtaatatatatatatatatatatagtatatatataaatatatatatatatatatatattgacacaaagacaaacacagtaacgtgtacacaaatatgaaaggaaaaccgccacagtaagaaaataaaataaaattgaaatgtaacgtttcgaactcttcacgagttcctcttcagacgaatgataaaccaaaatggatacaaggagagaattttgacaagaatatatagtgattgagagacagaacgaacgagtagactcaggtctcaggacgagggtcaaggtcgaagagtctggggaaggctttgctaactaacgaggaggtaaggtcatccaggccccattgaccagcactcaagttaaaattaggcatttttctaattaatagagattctaacattttcctttcgtacgagttagctgatttatgaattaatttcgcgtttttccagttaagctggtgaccttcatcacgcaaatgaacgaaacacgcatttgaatctctagcatatctgacgtcacgtttatgttcacttattcttttttcaaaagctctgccggtctcacctatgtaaaattttgggcaaacattacagggtatagtataaatattttcttactgtggcggttttcctttcatatatatatatatatatatatatatatatatatatatatatatatatgcatacaaatatatttatatatatgcaacatcaaCGAGCAAGATGTCGGGAGTACTGCAGCCACAAGATATCAGCAAGCAAGCAGCCGTGAAGAGCGCAAGCAACCACGGTCTTATCCCGACCGAAAGGGTCTTGGCTCGTGGGTTTGTTGCGGAAGCAGGACGAAACCCCCCGTTTCCCCTTTACCCGATAACGTGGCGAGCTTAGGCCTCGTGTGTCTTCGCCTTTCTGCCGTCGTCTGGCTCTTTCGcccaggggaaagggggggggggggggtcgcagggCTTGCTAGTTGACCTTGAATCCACTATGCTCTTGAGTGGAAACCGTGCGATGCAGCTGCTTCCTGTGGTGTGGAATCAGAAGGACTTCAACAGGGAGGCGCAGCCTTTGTTTCGgccggggaagaggggaaagctgTCATCCGGTCTTGtaggatatctatctatcacacacacccacacctacccacacacacacacacactcacacacacgcacacacacacacacacacacacacacacacacacacacacacacacacacatatatatatatatatatatgtgtttatatatatgtatatgtatttatatatgtatataatatatatatatctatatctgtctatctatctatcaatatgtgcatatatacatacgtatatatgcacacacacacacacacacacacacacacacacacacacacacacacacacacacacacatatatgaaaaacgTTGATGACAGCCCTTAAAGCATCTCTTTAATGAAGCCTGATGGTGCTGGTACATATAGTCCGATTGGGGAGCTACCTTGTTAACAGAATGCTTTAAGTCAAAGCAAAGTTTTGAAGAAATTTAACTTCCTCTTTCGTGTCACCCTTTATATGATTTAATTCATTTACTTTCAGATCCTCTGGAATCAAGTATCCAAGGGTCATTTTTAGAGTGCTGAcgctttacatacacatatgtatatatatacatatatatatacacacatatatatatatacatatatatacacatatgtatatatatacatacacatacatacacacacacacacacacacacacacatttatagatacatgtatgtatatacatatatatacacatacatatacatacacacacacatgcatatatatatatgtatatatatatatataatttgtatatttatgtatatttatatatatatatatatatatatatatatatacacacacacatacacatatatatatatatatacgcacacacatgtatgtatatacacacacatatatatatatgtatatatatacatatatatacatatatatgtatatgtatatatatatatatatatacatatatatatatatatataaatatacatatacacacacacacacatgtatatgaatatatgtatatatatataaatacacacatgtatatatacacacacatatatatgtatatatgtatatatatacatacatacacacacacacatatatgtgtgtgtgtgtgtatatatacatgtatatatatattatacatatacatatatatatatatgtatacataaatatatatatatatatatatatttatttatttgtatatatattcatatatatatatgtatatatatgtatatacatgtgtgtgcgtgtatgtgcgtctgtgtgtaggCACACACTCAAACCTTTTTTTCTTCGGCTGGTCCGTGAGTTTCCCGGCGAGCGGGCAACAGCGGCTGTGTGAAGACACCAGATGCCATCTTGGTGTGGAACACTGCTATCTCGTGCCTGCCGCCGCCTCAACGCTTATCTTTTGTGAGAAAATCAAGATAAGGCTTCGTTCTTTTTActgtcactcatacacacacacacacacacacacacacacacacacacacacacacacacacacacacacgcacgcacacactagcTATATATTAATTCAATGCTACAATGATTATGAAAGAATATTTCCTTATGAAAAAGAAATCGTGaacagaatgaaaggaaaaaaaaaaccgca from Penaeus chinensis breed Huanghai No. 1 chromosome 31, ASM1920278v2, whole genome shotgun sequence includes:
- the LOC125041965 gene encoding legumain-like yields the protein MRWVAVLAVASAVALCGSHVLNTDGQGELWAVLVAGSATWMNYRHQADVCHAYQILHQHGVPDDHIIVMMEDDIANSRANPKPGVVINRPDGPNVYEGVPKDYTGMDVTPENFLKVLSGDAAGLQGVGSGKVLKSGPNDRVFVNLVDHGAPGIFGFPRSFLHARNFSDAILAMHRNKQYKEMVIYLESCESGSMFQNLLPDDIDVYALSAANATQPSYACYMDEHLHTFLGDVFSIKWMEDTDREDITKESLEKQFHLVKKEVNVSHVMQWGDKTMAQEMASNFLGSKEAELSDFGPFPTFNDPCLKTSIDSTNVSVAIIQGRMDAAQNETEASYWAQQMVQLHQNRTWVTETMHRVALSVTGSEDAATRMMSDRHHTVTRWLCYEESVEAFHRHCFNLGENPYALRVLQPVMNLCEHGYTGAEFASAARAVCTHASVSGIV